In Alphaproteobacteria bacterium 33-17, the genomic stretch ATATTGAGGTTGAAAATACACCAAATGATGCAATAGAAGGTAAGGATACTCAGCTGGATAGAGCTATTGAGGAAATTACTAAATTAGTCATGGAAAACAATTAGCTGCTGTGTTTTTGTATGGGGTTGGTAGACTCTAATAGATTATTTATAGACTGCATTAACGCTAAATATAAATAATCTGTATACTAATATAGGTTAAAAATAAGTAAATATATCTTGACTTTCATCCATAAATTAAGTATATTTTATTAATATTTTAATTTTACTTTCCTATTGTTATGAAAAAAAGAAAAGCAAGTGATCTTAATGACGGTATTACAGATACTGAGATATTTAGTTATTATCAAAATAATTCTCAGTCAGAACTTGTGGCACTTATTACAAGCAAAATTCAGTTGCTAATTGATAATTTTGACGAAAATCAGAATAGTTTTGATCAGGAAAAAGCTGAACATAAATTTATTAGTTATAAAAGAACCAGAGAAGGGGCTTTTGATATTGATACAGAACTTGCAAACATATCTAAATTATTTGAGTTATTAAATAATAAAAATAAATATATTATAGCAACAGGCAACCATTATGCCTTGTTTAATTTCGTTTGTAGTGACAAACTTTTATTAAATAAACATCATACTTTAATAATGAATCTTTTTAAATTTTTCAAAAAAAAGGATCAGTTTAATCAAATAGATAATTTTTTTGAAATAGCTCAATCTAGTATTAGAAGCGAAACACGCTTAAATCAAGTTATAGAGTCTATGTGGCTTAATTTCTCTACTGAAGTTAAAGACAGACTATTTGCCGAAGATGGTACAAGACAATTTAGCTTGTTAAGTATATTTTTAAAGAATAATTATAGTTTTGAGTTTATAAAGCTATTTTGGAGTTCTCTGGATATACATGATCAGGAATTAAGTTTAAAATGTGCTAATTGCAGTAGCATTGCTTCTCTAATTCAATTGCGTTCAAAAGAAGAAATAACCTGGTTTTATAATCATGTAAGCTCGGACATAAAAATTTTAATGCTAAATACCTGGAAACAAAGTAGTACCAGTTTCAGCTTAATTGAAAGTAATGAAGTGCTATTTTGGCTTAAGTCAGCCGCAGGACAAGAGCTTTGGTTTGAAATATTAACTTCAAATAATTCTTATCATTTCAAAGAAATGTTAGCTTGTCCAAATAAATTTAAAGTTGTGATAGACGACATATATACTGATTTTGGTGCTACTCCTCAAATTCAGCAAGCTTTGAAAGATAATGTAAAAATGCAGGAAGATAAACTTACGCAACAAATGTCTAGGTTAAGAATTCCTGATGCGGTTAAAAAAGGCATATCTTTTCAGGATTGGACTGCAAATCGAAAAAATAATGTAAACTCAATGAATTTATAAAATTTAAAATTCAAGCGCCGCGCTATATAATTATTTAGGCATATATTTTTTGATTTCTTCAACTAAATCAAGCCTTTCCCATGAGAAACCACCATCTACTTCTGCTTCACGTCCAAAATGACCATAAGCCGCGGTTCTGGCATAAATTGGCTTATTAAGCTGAAGCTTAGTCCGCATACCTTTTGGCGTCAGATCTACAACTTTGTGAATAATATCAATAATTTCGCTCTCTGGAATAATGCCTGTACCATGCGTACTTACGTATATTGATAAAGGTTTTGCAACCCCAATAGCATATGCAATTTGTATTGTGCATTTTTCAGCAAGGCCGCTTGCCACAATATTTTTAGCGATGTAACGCGCGGCATATGCTCCAGACCTGTCAACTTTAGATGGATCCTTGCCAGAAAATGCGCCGCCGCCGTGTGGAGCAGCGCCGCCGTATGTATCTACAATAATTTTACGACCTGTAAGACCAGTATCTCCAACTGGCCCCCCAATAGTAAACCTTCCTGTAGGGTTTACCAGGAATTTTGAATCGCTACACATCCATCCTTCAGGAAGAGCCTGAACCACGTATGGCTTAATTAGGTCTTTAACGTCTTTTTGGCTTAAATTTTCATCGTGTTGGATTGAAACTAATATATTATCAACGCCTACAGGTTTCCCATCTTTATACTGTATTGAAATCTGGCTTTTGGCATCAGGACCTACGCCTTTTAATGCTCCAAGGTGAATAGCGCCAAAAATAGTTCTAAGAATTTTATGAGCATAATATATAGGGGCAGGCATAAGGTTTTTTGTTTCATTGCATGCATATCCAAACATAATGCCCTGATCACCAGCACCTTCCTCTTTATTTTCATCACCATCCACACCCATGGCAATATCTGGCGATTGTCTATTTAGGTTAATATCAACGGTAATTGTATCTGCGTTAAAAGGGTCTTTATCGTAACCTATTGATTTAACAGCATTTCTTACGATTTTTTCAATTTCTTCCTTAGAAATTTCAGGACCTCTAATTTCACCAGCAACCACTATTCTGTTATACATTGCCAGGCATTCTACCGCCACTTTTGCCATAGGATCACGCTTAAGGTAAGTATCTAAAATGCTATCAGATACCATGTCACATAGTTTATCCGGGTGACCTTCAGATACTGATTCACTAGTAAATATATAGTCCTTAACGCGCTTATATTCCATAACAATCCTTAATTTCTAAATGTGTTTAATAACTAAATTCTACTAATAATTGACAAACTTGCAAGAAATATAAGTATTTTTAATTGACTGAAAACTATGAAAATTATTAAGTAAGTTTTTATTAATGTTTAAAAATTAATTTTTTTACTTTTATTAAATATATATTTAGGGTAAACTTTATATATGAGGGAAAAGTATAGCCTGAAAAATCTGTTATGATTTTGACTATGCTTGATATGTAAAATTTAATAATTGGGTAAATTATTATGAAAGAATTTAATAAATTTATGAGTTCAGTTGAAAGATTTCAAGATGATATCGATCATTTAAACGATGCTGTCGCAAGTCGTGATCTTGCTACTGAAATGGGACAAAAAAGATTCAAAAATGCTGGAAAAGATTTAGAAATCAGCTTAAAAAATGTTGCAGAGAGTGTAGTTCCTACATTTAAAGCATTTGGCGCAGAAGTAGACAATGATGATTTAAAGAAATTAAAATTAGAATTTAAAGCATTTGAAAAAGAAGTTGCAGAAGCAAAAAAAGCTGAAAAAGCTGGAGATAGACAATTATTTAATATGAAAATGAAAATTGCTTGTACCAACTTGTTAGCAAAATTCTTAATTTTCGTTGATAAAGCTATTAAAAAGATTACAGGAAAAGTAACAAATCTATCGGAAAAAACTGTTAATAAAGTAAAAGACCTTAAAGTTCAGAGAGGTTTAAAATCAACTGAAAATAAGGACATGGCATCTAGTCGTATCGGCGCTTTAAATACAAGTAAATTTAATATCACAACAAATTTTAATAGTGTGAAAGATAAACTTGATGATGTTATCAAAGCTCAAGAAAAAGGACTTAAGACTTTAAAAGAACAGGCGAAATCTATTGAAAAATTACTTTCAAGCGTAAAAGGTGTAAATATTAAAAATTTTGACCAGAAAGCGCTTTCAGCACAGTTAAAAAGTTTAAATTCTGCAATTTCTTCGATTGAAAAATCTTTAGAAGCAAGAAAAAAACAGCTTAATACATTAAGAAAAGATTTTAAAACAACTACAAAACCTTTAAATCCTGGTAAAGTAGGTTCAATGAAATCACAAGCTAAGTCTGCTAATAAGCATAGTATTAGTGGAAATGGTAAGTTAAATGCGGTTCAGGCTAAGGCTATTGAAATGATGGGTGCTAATGCATTCAATGCTAAAATTAATGAATTTGTTGAAGATGAAATTAAAGCGCTTTTTAAGGGTCAACCTAGAATGAAAGCTACATATGGTAGTTACAAAGAGTTCAAGCAATTTGTTATGTCTGACAAAAATAAGACAAATCCTGATGTTCAAGGATATTGGGCTGCTAAGCAAATGATTAAAGAAAAAGCTATTGAGACTTGGAAAGAATTCATTAATAAAAGTGAAGGAATTGTTTCTGATGTTAAATCAAACAATAAACAATCTGTAGTTAAAAAAGCTAAGGTTGGTTTAGAAAAAGCTGGTAGTGCCGTTAAAGGATTTGGTTCTTCAGCTTGGAATAAAGCTAAATCTTGGGTTTCTAGAACTGATGCTAGTAAAGCTGAAGGTCAAAGCCAAGGACAAGGTCCTAAATAATAATATAAACCTTTAAAGTTTATAGCAAGGGGGCTTCTTCGGAAGCCCTTTTTGTTTGTTAATTGCTAAAGCAAAATGCTTCGCATTTTTAATACTGACGTTGCAGCATATTCTGTTGTCATCGCGAGGAAAATGGAGTTTTCCGTGGCGATCCATGTTGTAAATGAGGCAATTTCATCGCAATGATCGTCACCGAAACTTTGAACTTCTAAAATTATGAGGAATGTAAAGCATTAAGTGATAATCCAGAAAAACAACAACCTATAATAGTTAAAAAATTTACTATTTTTATAAATTATGGTATGATTAAATTATTATAACAAAATACCTTAAGGAAGGTTCACTATGGGTGACAAAAAAAACAAACCAAATTTAGACGTTGAAAGCACCATAAAACAAGGTTTAATGGAAGGGGCGGCATCGGGAAATATCGATGTTATAAAATACGCAACAAAGCAAATTAAGGAAAATAAGTCTAGTCTAACCGACTATATGCAAAAGCAGTACGATGATTTAGGTTTATCAAATCCGCTTATCGAGGCATCCAGAAACGGTCATGTAAACGTTCTAAAACATTTTGTGAATGAAGGTGTTGAGGTTAATGGAGGATTAATTGCTGACGCTACAACAAATCTTGCAAGACTTCATAAAAACGGGAAAGTTAGTAAGGAAAAATACGAAGAAGGTATTAAAACCCTTGATGACTTAGCAAACAGATATATTGCTAAAGCAACGCTTATGCCTGCTATTGAAAATGGTGAGTTTATGGAAGTTAAGAATATTTTAGACTCCGTATCTAAAAACCCTAAAGACAGGGCAAATTTCCTAAACAACACCACATTTGATGGCTACAAGCATGAAACACCTGTTGCAGTTGCTATTAAAAGCGGCGATGTTCGCATGGTGGATATTTTACAAAAAGAAGGTGCTGAAGTTGAGCCTTCAAGTCTTTATATGCTCAGCAGAAAAATTCAATCAGATAAAACTATTTCAGCCGAAGAAAAAAATACTCAGCAGGAAATTTTAAGTAACGTTTTAGACAGAGTTATGGCGAAAAACGGTGTAGAATCACCTGCAAAATCTGGTTTAGGAAATATCGATTTATCGGGTGTTAAACTTGATAGCATTAAAGTCGCGGATAATAAGGGTAAAAATAATACGGCTTCTAAAGGAAACCTTCAGAAAGAAGTGAATCAGATAAAGCGTACTTTAAGCCAAAAAGTGCTTGATAATCCTAGTGATAAAGACGTATTAAACGCTGCCAAGGCCGCAAACAAGCCTAAAAAAGCAGGTAGGGAAGTTTAAGCTTTTCTTTAAAACTATATTTGCATGGAATCATCCTTATTAGCAATGCATTTATTAGGATAAAGATTAATATTAGCATACTCATGCAAATTTTTAGCAAGTTTATAATCTATTTCTGGTATACCTGTAAATAAA encodes the following:
- a CDS encoding methionine adenosyltransferase, which codes for MEYKRVKDYIFTSESVSEGHPDKLCDMVSDSILDTYLKRDPMAKVAVECLAMYNRIVVAGEIRGPEISKEEIEKIVRNAVKSIGYDKDPFNADTITVDINLNRQSPDIAMGVDGDENKEEGAGDQGIMFGYACNETKNLMPAPIYYAHKILRTIFGAIHLGALKGVGPDAKSQISIQYKDGKPVGVDNILVSIQHDENLSQKDVKDLIKPYVVQALPEGWMCSDSKFLVNPTGRFTIGGPVGDTGLTGRKIIVDTYGGAAPHGGGAFSGKDPSKVDRSGAYAARYIAKNIVASGLAEKCTIQIAYAIGVAKPLSIYVSTHGTGIIPESEIIDIIHKVVDLTPKGMRTKLQLNKPIYARTAAYGHFGREAEVDGGFSWERLDLVEEIKKYMPK